The Mytilus edulis chromosome 12, xbMytEdul2.2, whole genome shotgun sequence genome contains a region encoding:
- the LOC139498289 gene encoding uncharacterized protein, protein MGKLRNNGFRTLKQVRKLVSIREGQRKRYFEEDQDLALKSLHTDHSYDVTSKKIVPDISNIVHEEVLDNDGNNLTPTDDWRIGRRVVELGVIADHLQQCKHCGLPLSLHNIIDIKTYGLGSVLKVLCTNKSCGNINAIPTGKQHDHKIWDVNTKLALAAIDLGLGEHQINGLLSILNIPTVSHCMIDSRIREVGDVIESVADKSMEEWTEREKEMTRESDGNDNVTVSVDAAWQRRGSGRSYDSLTGHCSMIGSKTGKVINYKWRSKACRICQRAETSGNIPRVHKCNKNFTGSAKAMEPDMVVDMVKESRSKGANITAIIGDEDTTTIARLRAKVDPTIVKLSDSNHMKKPIRNRLYELKNKHSTLSPKVISYIMKCFNYLIAQGKGQPKKIEENLHALSKHPFGDHSSCSTDWCRFIADPSIKYKSLPYGKPLQDKALQESLTTLFQKYILNSEKLANLGSTQSNESFNKSVAAKAPKNRFYGGSRSLAYRVAAAVAQKNTGHRYTVDVNVSSGLSPGLYTRKLATLRDIQARKRKAVAITTEAKLRRIALKASRNQSSSTFEVREGVCYQSNTMIDTATEDSDEKILEIPAPKNKPVENDSKPDVSTMTHIYFDIEATGLGRTSHITQISARRGLETFSKYILPAREITPKAAEVTGLTFQNGSLYLLDKIVPAVGVKEGLTGFISFLEKSTNNVIFGHNIYNYDCPVLYNALDNCSLLDDFQSKIVGFVDTLKLFKLSFPNLGSYSQCKLCDTLINLSYDAHNAEDDVNALFRLVNEKIDNFTDVQKVFQSELSVCYNYVSLKQMNKNVPSLKQMLDDKVVTKRTANCIARSGLNLSHLRLAYSRNGRTGIKDILESVIDLLARFYTAPT, encoded by the exons atgGGAAAACTTCGCAATAATGGCTTTAGAACATTGAAACAAGTAAGAAAACTCGTGTCCATTCGAGAGGGTCAACGAAAACGGTATTTTGAAGAGGATCAGGATCTAGCTTTAAAGTCACTTCATACAGATCACTCATATGAtgtaacaagtaaaaaaatagtCCCAGATATTTCAAATATTGTTCATGAAGAAGTTTTAGACAATGACGGAAATAACTTGACCCCAACAGATGACTGGCGCATTGGTCGTAGAGTAGTGGAACTTGGTGTTATTGCTGACCACCTACAACAATGTAAACACTGTGGTCTACCACTGTCTCTTCATAACATCATTGATATAAAGACATATGGCTTGGGGTCAGTGTTGAAAGTGTTGTGCACAAATAAGTCGTGTGGGAACATCAACGCTATCCCAACTGGAAAACAACATGACCACAAGATTTGGGATGTAAACACAAAGTTAGCTTTag ctGCTATTGATCTTGGACTTGGAGAACACCAGATAAATGGCCTTCTTTCCATTCTTAATATCCCTACAGTCAGCCACTGCATGATTGACAGCAGAATAAGAGAAGTTGGAGATGTCATTGAATCTGTTGCAGACAAGTCAATGGAAGAGTGGACAGAAAGAGAAAAAGAAATGACTAGAGA ATCTGATGGCAATGACAATGTTACAGTCTCGGTTGATGCTGCATGGCAAAGAAGAGGCAGTGGCAGATCTTATGACAGCCTGACAG GACACTGCTCCATGATTGGTTCGAAAACAGGAAAAGTAATCAACTACAAGTGGAGATCTAAAGCCTGTCGAATTTGCCAGAGAGCAGAGACATCAGGTAATATTCCTAGAGTTCATAAATGTAATAAGAATTTTACAGGAAGTGCTAAAGCCATGGAACCCGATATGGTTGTCGATATGGTCAAGGAGTCACGGTCAAAGGGTGCTAATATAACTGCAATTATTGGAGATGAAGACACGACAACCATTGCCAGACTACGTGCAAAAGTAGATCCAACAATTGTAAAACTATCAGATAGCAACCATATGAAAAAACCCATTAGAAATCGTCTGTATGAGCTCAAAAACAAACATTCAACTCTATCACCTAAAGTCATCAGTTATATAATGAAATGCTTCAATTACCTAATTGCTCAAGGTAAAGGACAGCCAAAAAAGATTGAAGAAAACTTACATGCTTTATCCAAACACCCCTTTGGAGATCACAGTTCCTGTTCCACAGATTGGTGTAGATTTATTGCAGATCCAAGCATCAAGTACAAATCTTTACCTTATGGTAAACCTTTACAGGATAAGGCATTACAAGAATCATTGACaacattatttcaaaaatatatattaaattcaGAAAAGTTAGCCAATTTAGGAAGTACTCAGAGTAATGAGAGTTTTAATAAAAGTGTTGCAGCCAAAGCACCGAAGAACAGGTTTTATGGTGGGTCTAGAAGTCTTGCATACCGTGTCGCTGCAGCTGTTGCTCAGAAAAATACAGGGCACAGATACACAGTAGAT GTTAATGTGTCAAGTGGATTGTCACCAGGACTTTACACAAGAAAACTTGCAACCCTAAGAGACATACAGGCCAGAAAGCGAAAAGCCGTAGCCATTACAACTGAGGCAAAACTTCGTAGAATTGCATTGAAAGCCAGTCG caatcaGTCTAGTTCCACTTTTGAGGTACGAGAGGGGGTATGTTACCAGTCCAATACCATGATTGACACTGCGACTGAAGATAGTGACGAGAAAATTTTGGAGATTCCTGCACCTAAAAACAAACCAGTAGAGAATGACAGTAAACCTGATGTATCAACAATGACACATATTTACTTTGACATTGAAGCTACAGGACTAG GTAGAACTTCACATATAACGCAGATATCAGCAAGGAGAGGTCTGGAAACATTTTCTAAGTACATTCTACCAGCCCGTGAAATAACACCTAAAGCAGCTGAGGTTACAGGATTGACATTCCAAAATGGTTCTTTGTATTTACTTGACAAAATAGTCCCAGCTGTTGGAGTGAAGGAAGGACTGActggttttatttcatttttagaaaaatcaaCCAATAATGTAATCTTTGGtcataacatatataattatGATTGTCCTGTTTTGTACAATGCCTTAGATAATTGTTCTTTGCTTGATGATTTTCAAAGCAAAATTGTTGGCTTTGTTGAtactttaaaattgtttaaactttCTTTTCCTAATCTTGGCTCATATTCACAATGTAAGTTGTGTGACACATTAATTAACCTTTCTTATGATGCCCACAATGCTGAAGATGATGTTAATGCACTTTTTAGATTGGTCAAtgaaaaaattgacaattttacagATGTTCAGAAAGTTTTTCAATCAGAGCTTAGTGTATGTTATAATTATGTGTcattaaaacaaatgaataaaaatgtgcCTTCACTAAAACAGATGTTGGATGATAAAGTTGTAACTAAAAGAACGGCAAATTGTATTGCCAGAAGTGGACTTAATTTAAGTCATTTACGACTTGCTTATTCCAGAAATGGTAGAACAGGTATTAAAGATATTTT GGAATCAGTTATTGACCTTTTGGCTAGATTTTACACAGCACCAACATGA